One Cucumis melo cultivar AY chromosome 8, USDA_Cmelo_AY_1.0, whole genome shotgun sequence genomic window, CCTAATGGCCAaccaatttttgttttaaaattgcatGCATAGTAGTAATGACCCTGGTCAGGGACCTTAAAAGACCGGGTTGTTACATGAAAGATCTTTAGTTTCTAATTGTATTGATATCTCTAACTTGCAAAGAAGGCGATATGAAACTAGGTGTAATTTAATGTTACGTTGTCTCCTTCAAATTTTGTAGTTTGTCTTTGTTGTTTTCTATCTACTTGATTATATCTTCTAGTGGGCTCATTATTGAAGAGTAGGCAATATGTTTAAAATGATATTCTGCTTTGGAAACATTATGGAAAGTGTACGCTTTGTTCTCCATTCTCTTGAAAGATATTGCCAACTTGCACCTACGTGGTTTAAGATAAACTCTTGAATCATCACTTGAAGTTAGCAGCTTCATTGTTTCCCTCTATGGTTTCCATTAAAGTTGAAGAAAGGGAGATGCATCATGCTTGCAAAACTTATAGATAAGAGGTTATCCAGAAGTAATTTTTTTAACTCATAAAATGATGACGACGAACTATCCTGTTACAACTGAACCCtatcatttttttgttttacagtATCATGGTTTTGATGGTAGTTGAAGAGAATTTCTCGATATtgacataaattaaattttcaacagtttatctttttgtaattttgttttctcCCGAAAATATGTTACTTCCTATTATTCGGTTTATCATCTCTTTTTTTGTTCCCTCTAGGGTCACTTGGATTCATTTACCTTCAATGTTTCAACCATCACACATCACACATCCCACGTCATGATATGTAAGTTAGAGAAGTATTTTAAATAATGAAACAATATTTTCACAAACaactaaaatctttaattaatttgaacatgaattttaattaattagttttaatgCTAATTGAGTATAATGAGAATGATTTAAATCTACAGTTTAAGAGGGTTGTTAAATAAATATCTTGATGTCATCTTTGCGTTTGGTGCAAATAtaatatctatctatctatttaCATTCAATTGCTCATATTACAATATCTTGACCTTAAAGTTGTTGGCTTACAACATGAGGCCAAatgtgaaaaatgaaaaatagaatCCTAAGTTGTCCTGTGGAAAAAAACACAACCTTTTTAATTGCGTACAATAGTTGTAATTCGGTAAAAGGTTATTTGAGGGATTAAGGTCAACTAGAATTCTTCAATTTCAGAGGATGCAACTCATATCGAAAAACTTTTGTCAGCCGCTTTTCTATGTTTAGAATTGATCAACAACCTTGAACACAAATATAGATAGGAAAGAACTCTCACCTTATCACTATATGTATTCTATATAAATAAACACATCGATTCAGGAAACAAATAAACCAAAGACATAAGTTGTGGGATCGAAGATGTTTAAGCTTCAATGGCTTGTTGCAACTCTAGCTTGCTTGACTTTTTGCATAGGAGACAATGTTTCATATGATTCAAATGCGATAATTATCAACGGAGAACGACGTATTATCTTTTCAGGCTCAATTCATTATCCACGCAGCACTGAAGCAATGTGGCCTGATCTTATTCAAAAAGCTAAAGATGGTGGACTTGATGCAATTGAGACATACATTTTTTGGGATCGTCACGAGCCACAACGACGAAAATATGATTTCTCTGGacgtttagattttattaaattcttcCAGCTCATCCAAGATGCTGGACTTTATGTTGTCATGAGGATTGGTCCTTACGTGTGTGCCGAGTGGAACTACGGAGGCTTTCCAGTGTGGTTGCACAATATGCCAGGAATCCAACTCCGTACTAACAATCAAGTCTACAAGAATGAAATGCAAACTTTCACGACAAAGATAGTGAATATGTGTAAACAAGCCAATCTCTTTGCTTCACAAGGAGGGCCAATAATATTAGCTCAAATCGAGAATGAGTATGGAAATGTGATGACACCAGCTTATGGAGATGCAGGAAAAGCATATATCAATTGGTGTGCTCAAATGGCCGAATCTCTCAATATTGGCGTTCCATGGATCATGTGCCAACAAAGTGATGCCCCACAACCTATCATTAATACGTGCAATGGATTCTACTGTGACAACTTTACTCCGAACAATCCTAAGAGCCCAAAAATGTTCACTGAAAATTGGGTGGGATGGTTCAAGAAATGGGGCGACAAAGACCCTTACAGAACTGCAGAAGATGTAGCATTTTCTGTGGCAAGATTTTTTCAATCTGGCGGCATCTTCAACAATTATTACATGTATCATGGAGGCACCAACTTTGGAAGAACATCGGGAGGTCCATTCATCACTACATCTTACGATTACAACGCCCCACTTGATGAGTATGGGAACTTGAATCAACCTAAATGGGGGCATCTCAAACAACTCCACGCATCAATCAAGTTAGGAGAGAAGATTCTCACTAACGGCACACGCTCAGACCAAAACTTTGGTAGCTCTGCAACTTTAACGAAATTCTTTAATCCAACAACAGGGGAGAGGTTTTGCTTTCTAAGCAACACAGATGGAAAAAATGATGCCACCATAGATCTACAAGCAGATGGAAAATATTTTGTACCAGCTTGGTCTGTGAGCATTCTTGATGGTTGCAACAAGGAGGTTTACAACACTGCAAAAGTAAATTCTCAAACGTCTATGTTCGTGAAGGAGCAAAATGAGAAGGAAAATGCACAACTCTCGTGGGCTTGGGCTCCAGAACCTATGAAAGACACACTGCAAGGAAATGGTAAATTTGCGGCAAACCTTCTTTTGGAACAAAAAAGGGTCACGGTTGATTTCAGCGACTACTTCTGGTACATGACGAGTGTTGACACTAACGGAACATCTTCACTTCAAAATGTGACTCTCCAAGTGAATACAAAGGGTCATGTTCTTCATGCTTTCGTTAATAAAAGATACATTGGGTCGCAGTGGGGGAGTAATGGCCAGAGTTTTGTGTTTGAGAAACCGGTTCTACTAAAATCAGGAACCAACACAATAACTCTTTTGAGTGCCACAGTTGGGTTGAAGAATTACGACGCATTTTTTAATGTGAGACCCCTTGTTGCACATTGAGTGTATAACTTAGTGGCAACTACCCTTCTACCTATAGCTATGTACACACTAGATTTGTGTACTTTCAGGTCAGCTAGATTTGTGTGCCTAATGGCCAaccaatttttgttttaaaattgcatGCATAGTAGTAATGACCCTGGTCAGGGACCTTAAAAGACCGGGTTGTTACAAGAAAGATCTTTAGTTTCTAATTGTATTGATATCTCTAACTTGCAAAGAAGGCGATATGAAACTAGGTGTAATTTAATGTTACGTTGTCTCCTTCAAATTTTGTAGTTTGTCTTTGTTGTTTTCTATCTACTTGATTATATCTTCTAGTGGGCTCATTATTGAAGAGTAGGCAATATGTTTAAAATGATATTCTGCTTTGGAAACATTATGGAAAGTGTACGCTTTGTTCTCCATTCTCTTGAAAGATATTGTCAACTTGCACCTACGTGGTTTAAGATAAACTCTTGAATCATCACTTGAAGTTAGCAGCTTCATTGTTTCCCTCTATGGTTTCCATTAAAGTTGAAGAAAGGGAGATGCATCATGCTTGCAAAACTTATAGATAAGAGGTTATCCAGAAGTAATTTTTTTAACTCATAAAATGATGACGACGAACTATCCTGTTACAACTGAACCCTatcattttttgttttacaGTATCATGGTTTTGATGGTAGTTGAAGAGAATTTCTCGATATtgacataaattaaattttcaacagtttatctttttgtaattttgttttctcCCGAAAATATGTTACTTCCTATTATTCGGTTTATCATCTCTTTTTTTGTTCCCTCTAGGGTCACTTGGATTAAATTTACCTTTAATGTTTCAACAATTTATGATATGTAAATTAGAAAAGTATTTTAAATAATGAAAGATCTTTAGTTCCTAATTGTATTGATATCTCTATATTCTACAATAGCAcgtgaaacaagatcctaatataAGACTTAAATAGGAAATCCTACACGTCTTCTCAAGCTTCAATGTCCACCCACATCTCACCGTCTTTTTAACAATTGAGTCACTCCATGAATTTGTTCCGGTCATCTAGAAAGAAGGCAAATGTTCATGAGATAAGTTACCCATA contains:
- the LOC127150692 gene encoding beta-galactosidase 15-like is translated as MFKLQWLVATLACLTFCIGDNVSYDSNAIIINGERRIIFSGSIHYPRSTEAMWPDLIQKAKDGGLDAIETYIFWDRHEPQRRKYDFSGRLDFIKFFQLIQDAGLYVVMRIGPYVCAEWNYGGFPVWLHNMPGIQLRTNNQVYKNEMQTFTTKIVNMCKQANLFASQGGPIILAQIENEYGNVMTPAYGDAGKAYINWCAQMAESLNIGVPWIMCQQSDAPQPIINTCNGFYCDNFTPNNPKSPKMFTENWVGWFKKWGDKDPYRTAEDVAFSVARFFQSGGIFNNYYMYHGGTNFGRTSGGPFITTSYDYNAPLDEYGNLNQPKWGHLKQLHASIKLGEKILTNGTRSDQNFGSSATLTKFFNPTTGERFCFLSNTDGKNDATIDLQADGKYFVPAWSVSILDGCNKEVYNTAKVNSQTSMFVKEQNEKENAQLSWAWAPEPMKDTLQGNGKFAANLLLEQKRVTVDFSDYFWYMTSVDTNGTSSLQNVTLQVNTKGHVLHAFVNKRYIGSQWGSNGQSFVFEKPVLLKSGTNTITLLSATVGLKNYDAFFNVRPLVAH